One Curtobacterium sp. MCLR17_032 genomic window carries:
- the msrB gene encoding peptide-methionine (R)-S-oxide reductase MsrB, with translation MAYNVDKSDAQWREELSPDQYAVLRQAGTERPWTGELLDEERAGVYTCAACGAELFKSGTKFDSGCGWPSFYESVDPAAVQLIEDKSLGMARTEVRCANCGGHLGHVFPDGFGTPTGDRYCMNSVSLNFSAEK, from the coding sequence ATGGCATACAACGTCGACAAGTCCGACGCCCAGTGGCGCGAGGAGCTCTCGCCGGACCAGTACGCCGTGCTCCGCCAGGCCGGCACCGAGCGCCCGTGGACCGGTGAACTCCTCGACGAGGAGCGCGCCGGCGTCTACACGTGTGCGGCGTGTGGTGCGGAGCTGTTCAAGAGCGGCACGAAGTTCGACTCCGGCTGCGGTTGGCCGTCGTTCTACGAGTCGGTCGACCCGGCGGCGGTGCAGCTGATCGAGGACAAGTCCCTCGGCATGGCCCGCACCGAGGTCCGGTGTGCGAACTGCGGCGGCCACCTCGGCCACGTGTTCCCGGACGGCTTCGGGACCCCCACGGGCGACCGCTACTGCATGAACTCGGTCTCGCTCAACTTCTCGGCCGAGAAGTAG
- a CDS encoding alpha/beta fold hydrolase: MSLVPEAPRPRVVMSPDGLPLATYDFGDPDAPAVVAVHGFASGALLNWHAAGWTRDLVRAGRRVIAFDQRGHGASGKPHEPHSYSMDLLVDDVTAVIDTYLLDDVAFLGYSLGARVGWHAAERMSDRISRAVLGGIPDADPMRRVRVDQARAFITDGTPVEDRVTNGYLTMAAGVEGNDLRALVAMVEGMRDSIEPTPENAPTQPLLLAAGSEDGIKDSALRLAETAPHATFVEIPGRNHFNAPTSRHFREAAIAFLGEVLSGDR; the protein is encoded by the coding sequence ATGTCTCTCGTCCCCGAAGCGCCCCGCCCCCGGGTGGTCATGTCCCCGGACGGCCTCCCGCTCGCCACCTACGACTTCGGAGACCCGGACGCCCCCGCGGTCGTCGCCGTGCACGGGTTCGCCTCCGGAGCGCTCCTCAACTGGCACGCTGCCGGGTGGACCCGCGACCTCGTCCGCGCCGGACGCCGGGTCATCGCGTTCGACCAGCGCGGCCACGGGGCCAGCGGCAAACCGCACGAGCCGCACAGCTACTCGATGGACCTGCTCGTCGACGACGTCACCGCGGTCATCGACACCTACCTGCTCGACGACGTCGCGTTCCTCGGGTACTCGCTCGGCGCCCGCGTCGGCTGGCACGCAGCCGAACGGATGAGCGACCGGATCTCGCGTGCGGTCCTGGGCGGCATCCCCGACGCCGACCCGATGCGGCGCGTCCGCGTCGACCAGGCGCGGGCGTTCATCACCGACGGCACCCCGGTCGAGGACCGCGTCACCAACGGGTACCTGACGATGGCCGCCGGGGTGGAGGGCAACGACCTCCGCGCGCTCGTCGCCATGGTCGAGGGGATGCGGGACAGCATCGAACCGACGCCCGAGAACGCGCCGACGCAGCCGCTGCTGCTCGCCGCGGGCAGCGAGGACGGCATCAAGGACAGCGCGCTGCGCCTCGCCGAGACGGCACCGCACGCGACGTTCGTCGAGATCCCGGGGCGGAACCACTTCAATGCCCCGACGTCGCGGCACTTCCGGGAGGCGGCGATCGCGTTCCTGGGGGAGGTCCTGTCCGGCGACCGCTGA
- a CDS encoding NAD(P)H-hydrate epimerase: MDGYGSDQIRAAERGHLAAGEPLMQRAADGLAAIVGDLLDDPAVRPGDGPGSVLVLAGSGDNGGDALFAGARLASAGRHVTVLRVGSRVHEAGLAAARDAGARLLDDPVADGASGSASGAADILHAATPPVGERLAQVGREAALEADLVLDGILGIGGGGPLRSPAREVVAGLRELAREQRAPFVVAVDVPSGIDVDTGGIADDHVLHADVTVTFGGVKAGLLRGPAATLAGRIELVDVGIGADLAAVEPLVRT, encoded by the coding sequence ATGGACGGGTACGGCAGCGATCAGATCCGAGCGGCAGAACGAGGGCACCTCGCGGCGGGCGAGCCCCTCATGCAGCGGGCCGCCGACGGGTTGGCCGCGATCGTCGGCGACCTGTTGGACGACCCGGCGGTCCGACCCGGGGACGGCCCGGGTTCGGTGTTGGTCCTCGCCGGCAGCGGCGACAACGGCGGGGATGCCCTGTTCGCGGGGGCGCGGCTGGCGTCGGCCGGGAGGCACGTCACGGTCCTGCGCGTCGGCTCACGTGTCCACGAGGCGGGCCTGGCAGCGGCCCGGGATGCCGGGGCGCGCCTCCTGGACGACCCGGTGGCGGACGGTGCGAGCGGTTCCGCGTCGGGTGCGGCGGACATCCTGCACGCGGCGACCCCGCCGGTCGGCGAGCGGCTGGCGCAGGTCGGCCGGGAGGCCGCCCTCGAGGCGGACCTGGTGCTCGACGGGATCCTCGGCATCGGTGGCGGCGGACCGCTGCGGTCACCGGCGCGGGAGGTCGTGGCCGGCCTCCGCGAGCTGGCCCGGGAACAGCGTGCGCCGTTCGTGGTCGCGGTGGACGTGCCGAGCGGCATCGACGTGGACACCGGTGGCATCGCGGACGACCACGTGCTGCACGCCGACGTCACGGTGACGTTCGGCGGGGTGAAGGCCGGGCTGCTCCGGGGACCCGCGGCGACGCTCGCCGGACGGATCGAACTCGTCGACGTCGGGATCGGTGCGGACCTGGCGGCGGTGGAGCCGCTGGTCCG
- a CDS encoding aldo/keto reductase, with amino-acid sequence MEHRLLGNSGTVVSSLTLGTMTFGSEADEPTSHAIIDAFVAGGGTFIDTADVYSGNESERIIGRWLQAHPTEAEQVVLATKGRFPQGDGPNDLGLSRRHLRVALDASLERLGVEHIDLYQMHAWDALTPIEETLRFLDDAVSAGKIGSYGFSNYLGYQVTKAVYEAKAHGWAPAVTLQPQYNLLVRDIEHEVVPACLDAGIGLLPWSPLAGGWLSGKYQRDEAPTGSTRLGEDPKRGMEAWEARNADERTWQVLDAVSTVAEAHGASRSQVSLAWLLARPAVTSVILGARTVEQLQDNLGAADLVLEDAELTALTDASAPRVDDYPYGTAGVAQRVRKISGGR; translated from the coding sequence ATGGAACACAGACTCCTCGGCAACAGCGGGACAGTGGTGTCGTCGCTGACCCTCGGCACCATGACGTTCGGCAGCGAAGCCGACGAACCCACCTCCCACGCCATCATCGACGCCTTCGTGGCCGGCGGCGGCACCTTCATCGACACGGCCGACGTGTACTCGGGCAACGAGTCCGAGCGGATCATCGGCCGTTGGCTGCAGGCCCACCCGACCGAAGCCGAGCAGGTCGTCCTCGCCACCAAGGGCCGCTTCCCGCAGGGCGACGGTCCCAACGACCTCGGACTGTCGCGCCGGCACCTCCGTGTCGCCCTCGACGCCTCGCTCGAGCGGCTCGGCGTCGAGCACATCGACCTCTACCAGATGCACGCGTGGGACGCCCTGACCCCGATCGAGGAGACCCTGCGCTTCCTCGACGACGCCGTCTCGGCCGGCAAGATCGGCTCGTACGGGTTCTCGAACTACCTCGGCTACCAGGTCACGAAGGCCGTCTACGAGGCGAAGGCGCACGGCTGGGCACCGGCCGTCACCCTGCAGCCGCAGTACAACCTGCTGGTCCGCGACATCGAGCACGAGGTCGTGCCCGCCTGCCTGGACGCCGGCATCGGCCTGCTGCCGTGGTCGCCGCTCGCCGGTGGCTGGCTGTCCGGCAAGTACCAGCGCGACGAGGCCCCGACCGGCTCGACCCGTCTGGGGGAGGACCCGAAGCGCGGCATGGAGGCGTGGGAGGCCCGCAACGCCGACGAGCGCACCTGGCAGGTGCTCGATGCGGTCTCGACCGTCGCCGAGGCGCACGGGGCCTCGCGCTCCCAGGTGTCCCTCGCCTGGCTGCTCGCCCGGCCGGCCGTGACGAGCGTCATCCTCGGCGCCCGGACCGTCGAACAGCTGCAGGACAACCTCGGCGCCGCGGACCTGGTGCTCGAGGACGCCGAACTCACCGCGCTCACGGACGCCAGCGCACCCCGGGTGGACGACTACCCCTACGGCACGGCCGGGGTCGCGCAGCGCGTGCGGAAGATCAGCGGCGGACGCTGA